A single window of Streptomyces aquilus DNA harbors:
- a CDS encoding sensor histidine kinase, which yields MQKTRPRRTSKQTAPADTTSAPTPDGTVVGKGRPTHVRNRLIVAVAVVAAAIAGAGAPSVLAASQDLSDSQDLVTLAEQTQNALALAHALADERDEVTSYVAAGRPRSKAPSEQDSTRVDRQVEELRADTDTPADLRADLDGIAALRRAALTGKSTALEAHASYSATITELHRLAEQLAEQLPPRAGSGAHALAELDSAVQQAAATRGLLLAALSVPSGTQTVTDPITGITSTVSTTSEADAKQRDALTEAAQQARVRSDAALADFKETAPKETSARYDSTVTGPEVNSAEKYLASLTDQPTLSDGELATSAKKLDAALSARVELMRGVESALYNQRTKDLAQLRDDDVTAWEIRIAVLGALMLLAVAIATAMARTLTRPLAVLRLGSARLATAADPAAEEPVKFTGRNDEFAQVVRSVNALHAHVLGVQGRITTLEADRKHLVAQRQKMADAREELRSELAESAAQLGRLRDSIGGTFVNLALRTLGLVERQLAVIEGLEEREQDPDRLATLFKLDHFATVMRRHSENLLVLAGTEHVQQHAGPVPLVDVVRAAVSEIERYERVRIAALPPHAHVAGFAADDLSHLLAELMENATSFSPPDLPVEVSGWLLESGEVMLSVQDEGIGMTEDRLTRLNTRLADFDPDSPYDQEGEEGLGLGLYVVARLAHRHGVRVRLREQKQGGIAAVVVLPKPLLAAAPSAAVPATTPFSGTPHTFALPGADAEANSNVLHGRSETGDALVDLAEQAVRSAETAPQETPSETTMELLAPVPAPADEHPAPAAEHPAPAAEHPAPTAEHPAPADEHPATAAEHPAPTEEHPAPAAEHRAAADGESAPQGPPAGGTEPVEGEAETEHTRAADEDQLTAKGLPKRTPKITAPSEPPRQRTASVDAEALRRRLGGFRRGAEAGYRDVEAEIAEQTGQTTTPAHAEEATGGTPEEASS from the coding sequence GTGCAGAAGACGCGGCCACGTCGTACGAGCAAGCAGACGGCTCCCGCCGACACCACCTCCGCCCCCACCCCTGACGGGACCGTCGTGGGCAAGGGCCGCCCCACCCACGTACGCAACCGGCTCATCGTCGCCGTCGCCGTCGTGGCCGCCGCGATCGCCGGGGCCGGCGCGCCCTCCGTGCTCGCCGCCTCCCAGGACCTCAGCGACTCCCAGGACCTGGTGACGCTCGCCGAGCAGACCCAGAACGCGCTCGCCCTCGCGCACGCGCTCGCCGACGAGCGGGACGAGGTCACCTCGTACGTCGCCGCCGGCCGCCCCCGCTCCAAGGCGCCCTCCGAGCAGGACAGCACCCGCGTCGACCGGCAGGTCGAGGAGCTGCGCGCCGACACCGACACCCCGGCCGACCTGCGCGCCGACCTCGACGGGATCGCCGCCCTGCGCAGAGCGGCCCTCACCGGCAAGAGCACCGCCCTCGAAGCGCACGCCTCCTACTCGGCCACCATCACCGAGCTGCACCGCCTCGCCGAACAGCTGGCCGAGCAGCTGCCGCCCCGCGCGGGCTCCGGCGCCCACGCCCTCGCCGAGCTGGACTCCGCCGTCCAGCAGGCCGCCGCCACCCGCGGTCTGCTCCTCGCCGCCCTCAGCGTGCCGAGCGGCACCCAGACGGTCACCGACCCGATCACCGGCATCACCTCGACCGTCTCCACCACCTCCGAGGCCGACGCCAAGCAGCGCGACGCGCTCACCGAGGCCGCCCAGCAGGCCCGCGTCCGCTCCGACGCGGCCCTCGCCGACTTCAAGGAGACCGCGCCGAAGGAGACCAGCGCCCGCTACGACTCCACGGTCACCGGGCCCGAGGTCAACTCCGCCGAGAAGTACCTGGCCTCCCTCACCGACCAGCCCACCCTCTCCGACGGCGAACTCGCCACCAGCGCCAAGAAGCTGGACGCCGCCCTCTCGGCCCGCGTCGAGCTCATGCGCGGCGTGGAGTCCGCGCTCTACAACCAGCGCACCAAGGACCTCGCCCAGCTCCGGGACGACGACGTCACCGCCTGGGAGATCCGGATCGCGGTCCTCGGCGCCCTGATGCTGCTCGCCGTCGCCATCGCCACCGCCATGGCCCGCACCCTCACCCGCCCCCTCGCGGTCCTGCGCCTCGGCTCCGCCCGGCTGGCCACGGCGGCGGACCCGGCGGCCGAGGAACCCGTCAAGTTCACCGGCCGCAACGACGAGTTCGCCCAGGTCGTCCGCTCCGTCAACGCCCTGCACGCGCACGTCCTCGGCGTCCAGGGCCGCATCACCACCCTGGAAGCCGACCGCAAGCACCTCGTCGCCCAGCGTCAGAAGATGGCCGACGCGCGCGAGGAACTGCGCAGCGAACTCGCCGAGTCCGCGGCCCAGTTGGGCCGCCTCCGCGACAGCATCGGCGGCACCTTCGTCAACCTCGCGCTGCGCACCCTGGGCCTGGTCGAACGCCAACTGGCCGTCATCGAGGGCCTGGAGGAGCGCGAGCAGGACCCCGACCGGCTGGCCACCCTCTTCAAACTGGACCACTTCGCCACGGTCATGCGCCGCCACAGCGAGAACCTCCTGGTCCTCGCGGGCACGGAACACGTCCAGCAGCACGCGGGCCCGGTCCCGCTGGTGGACGTCGTCCGGGCCGCGGTCAGCGAGATCGAACGCTACGAGCGGGTCCGCATCGCCGCCCTGCCCCCGCATGCGCACGTCGCGGGCTTCGCGGCCGACGACCTCTCCCACCTCCTCGCGGAGCTGATGGAGAACGCCACTTCCTTCTCCCCGCCGGACCTGCCCGTCGAGGTCTCCGGCTGGCTCCTGGAGAGCGGCGAGGTCATGCTCTCCGTCCAGGACGAGGGCATCGGCATGACCGAGGACCGCCTGACCCGCCTCAACACCCGCCTCGCCGACTTCGACCCGGACTCCCCGTACGACCAGGAGGGCGAGGAGGGTCTCGGCCTCGGCCTCTACGTCGTCGCCCGCCTCGCCCACCGCCACGGCGTCCGCGTCCGGCTGCGCGAGCAGAAGCAGGGTGGCATCGCGGCGGTGGTGGTCCTGCCGAAGCCGCTGCTGGCGGCGGCCCCCTCGGCCGCGGTCCCCGCGACCACCCCGTTCTCCGGCACGCCCCACACCTTCGCCCTCCCGGGCGCCGACGCCGAGGCCAACTCCAACGTCCTGCACGGCCGTTCGGAGACGGGCGACGCGCTGGTGGACCTGGCGGAGCAGGCGGTACGCAGCGCGGAGACGGCCCCGCAGGAAACCCCGTCGGAAACGACGATGGAACTCCTGGCCCCGGTACCGGCACCCGCCGACGAACACCCTGCGCCCGCTGCCGAACACCCTGCGCCCGCTGCCGAACACCCGGCGCCCACCGCCGAACACCCGGCGCCCGCCGACGAACACCCCGCCACGGCCGCCGAACACCCTGCGCCCACCGAAGAGCACCCTGCGCCGGCCGCCGAACACCGCGCGGCCGCCGACGGCGAATCCGCCCCACAGGGGCCACCGGCAGGTGGGACCGAACCCGTCGAAGGCGAAGCCGAGACGGAACACACCCGCGCCGCCGACGAGGACCAGCTCACCGCGAAGGGCCTCCCCAAGCGCACCCCGAAGATCACGGCACCATCCGAACCGCCCCGCCAGCGCACCGCGTCCGTCGACGCCGAAGCCCTCCGCCGGAGGCTCGGCGGCTTCCGCCGGGGGGCGGAGGCCGGCTATCGCGACGTAGAAGCAGAGATCGCCGAACAGACGGGTCAGACGACGACGCCCGCACATGCCGAAGAAGCCACGGGGGGCACTCCCGAGGAGGCAAGCAGTTGA
- a CDS encoding roadblock/LC7 domain-containing protein, whose protein sequence is MTAPSTFGLSSEARNLHWLLTNLVEEVPGIQSVAVVSSDGLLLLSSDPGRNDQARRPRAAAPKGPRGSSADLATIVSGIGSLTIGAARLMDSGPVKHTMVAMDEGSLFVMSISDGSLLGVHGSADCDMSVVAYHMALFVGRAGHVLTPELRSELRKSLESENESAGSPR, encoded by the coding sequence TTGACCGCGCCCAGTACCTTCGGACTGAGCAGTGAAGCCCGCAACCTGCACTGGCTGCTGACGAACCTGGTCGAGGAGGTGCCGGGCATCCAGTCAGTAGCGGTGGTCTCATCGGACGGCCTGCTCCTGCTCTCCTCCGACCCCGGCCGAAACGACCAGGCCCGACGGCCCCGCGCCGCCGCCCCGAAGGGCCCGCGCGGATCGTCGGCCGACCTCGCCACCATCGTCTCCGGCATCGGCAGCCTCACCATCGGTGCCGCCCGGCTGATGGATTCCGGCCCGGTGAAGCACACGATGGTCGCGATGGACGAGGGCAGCCTGTTCGTGATGTCGATCAGCGACGGCTCGCTGCTCGGTGTGCACGGTTCAGCGGACTGCGACATGAGCGTGGTGGCGTACCACATGGCCCTCTTCGTGGGCCGCGCCGGCCATGTCCTGACCCCCGAACTCCGCAGCGAGCTCCGAAAATCCCTGGAGAGCGAGAACGAGTCGGCAGGGAGCCCCCGATGA
- a CDS encoding DUF742 domain-containing protein gives MTDRPTLPVRGGDRKPARVRPYSLTGGRTRFGHVLLVETFVAALEAPEERKELTNGSLNTRVMPEMRAIVELCRRMRTVAEIAALLKMPLGVVRVLLSDLADQGKIRVYGTGTGHGTGRPDRALLERVLNGLRRL, from the coding sequence ATGACCGATCGCCCCACCCTCCCCGTCCGCGGCGGCGACCGCAAACCCGCCCGCGTCCGCCCCTACTCGCTCACCGGCGGCCGTACCCGCTTCGGCCACGTCCTCCTCGTGGAGACGTTCGTGGCGGCGCTCGAAGCCCCCGAAGAGCGCAAGGAACTGACGAATGGTTCCCTCAACACCCGGGTCATGCCGGAGATGCGGGCCATCGTCGAACTCTGCCGCCGCATGCGCACGGTGGCCGAGATCGCCGCGCTGCTGAAGATGCCGCTCGGCGTGGTCCGGGTGCTGCTCAGCGACCTCGCGGACCAGGGAAAGATCCGTGTGTACGGCACCGGCACCGGTCACGGCACCGGCCGTCCGGACCGCGCTCTGCTCGAAAGGGTGCTGAATGGACTCCGTCGTCTTTAG
- a CDS encoding GTP-binding protein, whose amino-acid sequence MDSVVFRDTAFGDTASSGTASSGTASTGTAFAEPDEDLKSWQTDRTRAPIATKIVVAGGFGVGKTTLVTAVSEITPLQTEALMTEASEDTDDLTATPGKLTTTVAMDFGRLTLDDDLVLYLFGTPGQQRFWFMWDDLVRGAIGAVVMADTRRLKDCFPALDYFESCGLPYVVAVNHFDGSELFEPEDVREALTIPAHIPVMIMDARRRISVIETLLSLVGHALDETPE is encoded by the coding sequence ATGGACTCCGTCGTCTTTAGAGACACCGCCTTCGGAGACACCGCCTCCTCAGGCACCGCCTCCTCAGGCACCGCCTCCACAGGCACCGCCTTCGCGGAACCCGACGAGGACCTCAAGTCCTGGCAGACGGACCGCACCCGCGCCCCCATCGCCACGAAGATAGTCGTGGCCGGCGGCTTCGGCGTCGGCAAGACCACCCTCGTCACCGCCGTCTCGGAGATCACCCCGCTCCAGACGGAGGCGCTGATGACCGAGGCGAGCGAGGACACCGACGACCTCACCGCCACGCCCGGCAAGCTCACCACCACCGTGGCCATGGACTTCGGCCGCCTCACGCTCGACGACGACCTGGTGCTCTACCTGTTCGGGACGCCGGGCCAGCAGCGGTTCTGGTTCATGTGGGACGACCTGGTGCGCGGCGCGATCGGCGCGGTCGTGATGGCGGACACCCGGCGCCTGAAGGACTGCTTCCCGGCCCTCGACTACTTCGAGAGCTGCGGACTGCCGTACGTCGTCGCCGTCAACCACTTCGACGGCAGCGAGCTGTTCGAACCGGAGGACGTGCGGGAGGCGTTGACGATCCCGGCGCACATACCTGTAATGATCATGGACGCGCGCCGCCGGATCTCGGTGATCGAGACCCTCCTCTCCCTGGTCGGCCACGCCCTGGACGAAACCCCCGAGTAG
- a CDS encoding styrene monooxygenase/indole monooxygenase family protein, giving the protein MRKILVVGAGQSGLQLALGLQSHGYEVTLMSNRTADEIRSGRVMSTQCMFHTALQHERDLQLNFWESQAPKIEGLGVSVAAPGSWAEGPAARAIDWVGRLDGYAQSVDQRVKMAGWMETFAQRGGQLVIHGAAVSDLDYFSRTYDLVLVSAGKGELVSMFGRDASRSPYSEPQRALAVSYVHGLGPRPEHPDYDAVRCNLVPGVGELFVMPTLTTSGRADILFWEGIPGGPLDVFNGVKDPAEHLSLTLELMERYTPWEYARATKVELTDAGGTLAGRYAPTVRNPIGRLPGGGLVLGVADVVVANDPITGQGSNSAAKCAASYLASILERGEKEFDEEWMQGTFDRYWDTARHVTKWTNAMLAPPPEHVLNLIGAAGQLQPAADRFANAFDDPSDFENFFYEPEKTAAYLASLS; this is encoded by the coding sequence ATGCGGAAGATACTCGTCGTAGGAGCCGGTCAGTCCGGTCTCCAGCTGGCCCTCGGCCTCCAGTCGCACGGCTACGAGGTCACCCTGATGTCGAACCGGACGGCGGACGAGATCCGCTCCGGCCGGGTCATGTCGACGCAGTGCATGTTCCACACGGCACTGCAGCACGAGCGCGATCTCCAGCTGAACTTCTGGGAGTCCCAGGCCCCGAAGATCGAAGGACTCGGCGTCTCGGTCGCGGCCCCCGGCTCGTGGGCCGAGGGCCCGGCCGCCCGTGCTATCGACTGGGTGGGCAGGCTCGACGGGTACGCGCAGTCGGTCGACCAGCGGGTGAAGATGGCCGGCTGGATGGAGACCTTCGCCCAGCGCGGCGGCCAGCTCGTCATCCACGGCGCGGCGGTCTCCGACCTCGACTACTTCTCCCGTACGTACGACCTCGTGCTGGTCTCGGCGGGCAAGGGCGAGCTGGTGTCGATGTTCGGCCGGGACGCGTCCCGTTCGCCGTACAGCGAGCCGCAGCGCGCACTGGCCGTGTCGTACGTCCACGGCCTGGGCCCGCGTCCCGAGCACCCGGACTACGACGCGGTCCGCTGCAACCTCGTCCCCGGCGTCGGCGAGCTGTTCGTCATGCCGACGCTCACCACCTCCGGCCGCGCCGACATCCTGTTCTGGGAGGGCATACCCGGCGGCCCGCTCGACGTCTTCAACGGCGTCAAGGACCCCGCGGAGCACCTCTCCCTGACCCTGGAACTCATGGAGCGGTACACGCCCTGGGAGTACGCGCGGGCCACGAAGGTCGAACTCACCGACGCGGGCGGCACCTTGGCCGGCCGCTACGCCCCGACGGTCCGCAACCCGATCGGCCGGCTCCCCGGCGGCGGACTGGTCCTCGGCGTCGCGGACGTCGTCGTCGCCAACGACCCGATCACCGGCCAGGGCTCCAACTCCGCCGCCAAGTGCGCGGCTTCCTACCTCGCCTCGATCCTGGAGCGCGGGGAGAAGGAGTTCGACGAGGAGTGGATGCAGGGCACGTTCGACCGCTACTGGGACACGGCCCGGCATGTCACCAAGTGGACGAACGCGATGCTGGCCCCGCCGCCGGAGCACGTGCTCAACCTGATCGGCGCGGCAGGCCAGTTGCAGCCCGCCGCCGACCGCTTCGCCAACGCCTTCGACGACCCGTCCGACTTCGAGAACTTCTTCTACGAGCCCGAGAAGACGGCGGCCTACCTGGCGTCCCTGTCCTGA